TCCGGTGGCGCAAGGCACGCTGGTACTGCGCCGAACCCGCGTGCGAGCGCGGCTCGTTCACCGAGGCGATCCACGCGGTGCCCGCCGGGATGCGCACCACCACCGCCCTGCGCCGGGCGGCGGGGGCCGCGGTCTGCGACGGATCCCGCACCGTCGTGCAGGCCGGCCGCGACCTGTCCTTGAGCTGGCCCATCGTGCAGCGATGCTTCGAGGACTACGCCGCGACGGTCCTGCCCGAGACGCCGCCCGCGACCGAGGCGGTCGGGATCGACGAGACCCGGCGGGGCAAGCCGGTCTGGGCCCAGAACCCGGCCACGCAGAAGTGGGAACTGGTCGCGGACGCCTGGCACATCGGCTTCGTCGACGTGATCGGCGGGCAAGGACTGTTCGGGCAGGTCGAAGGCCGCAACGCCACCTCGGTCGCCGACTGGCTCAGCTCCCAGCCCGCATCCTGGCGGGCACAGGTGCGCTACGTCGCCATCGACCTGTGTTCCACCTTCCGCGCCGCCGTCCACCGTGCCCTGCCGCACGCGACCGTGGTCGTCGACTGCTTCCACATCGTGCAACTCGCCCAGCGCCACCTCGCCGACCTGCGCCGACGCCTCACCTGGCGGCAGCACGGCCGCCGGGCCCGCAAGGGCGACGGCATCTACACCGTCCGCAAACTCCTGCGCCGCAACAAAGAAGACCTCACCGAAGACCAACGCCTCCTCCTGAAGACCGAGTTGGAGTACATGGGCACCTACGGCCGGCAGATCCACGCGGCCTGGCAGGCCAAGGAACTCCTGCGCGACCTCCTCGGCCTGGCCGTCAGCCGCACCCACCACGCCCCCGACCGCTCCGCGATCTCCGCCGCCCGCCACCGCTTCTTCACCCACGTCGCCGACCACGCCCACCTGCACGAACTCCTCACCCTCGCCGAGACCATCGAGCAGTGGTGGGACGGCATCGAGACCTACCTGACCACCGGCATCACCAACGCCGCCTCCGAAGGCAACAACCGCCTCATCAAGCTCGAAGCGCGTAACGCCTTCGGCTTCCGCAACCGCGCCAACCAGCGCCTACGCTCACGCTGTGCGACCACCCGCCGGAGCCGACGGCAGGCGCACCCCCACTAAATTCGAAGACCCGTGTTAGCCCGCTCGGGGGAAGGTGGACATGAATCCATCCGGCCGGGCGAGGGTCCTGGTGGGCGGGAATGCCGCTTCTCACCATGCCTATCTCGGCCTTCCTGGTGGCCACGCCCTGATGGGCGCAAATGGAATATGCACGCGGCATCCCGCTTGATGGGCGCTCTCTGTCAGTATCTGAAAAATCACTCCTTGTGATCTCCGGGCATGTGCAGCACCATGTCGGGCAAGAGGGCCAGTGCAAGGCGTTCCTTGGCCGTTTCATCTACTGCGGGGTACTGATGCGCGAGTCTGTTCGGGCCGAGGTCCTGATGAGCTTCTTGGTCTCCGAGGAGCTGTCCTTTCGGATCCCGGTGGAACTCCGATATGACACGGAGGATCCGTATGCGGTTCGGATGACCTTCCATTTGCCCGGCGATGCCCCCGTAACCTGGGCCTTCGCCCGCGAGCTGCTCTTGGACGGCATGGGCGCACCCAGTGGAGAGGGCGATGTGCGCATCGCGCCGACCGGCTCGGAGGCGGGCTCCGAGGTCGCCATCCGGCTCCAAGTCGGAACCGAGAGGGCGCTGTTCCGGGTGAGCGCCGCTCCCCTCGTCGCGTTCCTCGATCGCACGGACAAGCTCGTGCCACTCGGCCAGGAGCGCACACTCGGCGACTTCGAGGAGCATCTGGAGGAGACACTCGGGCGCATCCTCGCGGAGGAGAACGCCGGTTGAGGACTTCCGGTGGGGATCCGCGTGCCCGTGCTGCTCACTTACGGCGCCGACGG
This DNA window, taken from Streptomyces sp. SCSIO 30461, encodes the following:
- a CDS encoding SsgA family sporulation/cell division regulator, whose protein sequence is MRESVRAEVLMSFLVSEELSFRIPVELRYDTEDPYAVRMTFHLPGDAPVTWAFARELLLDGMGAPSGEGDVRIAPTGSEAGSEVAIRLQVGTERALFRVSAAPLVAFLDRTDKLVPLGQERTLGDFEEHLEETLGRILAEENAG
- a CDS encoding ISL3 family transposase, encoding MNSDDTGINEAATRLLGLEGVSVTQVKDDGAGGSTVYVVTSEDSARACPSCGVFATRLKDYRTTRPRHLPCGGRPVSIRWRKARWYCAEPACERGSFTEAIHAVPAGMRTTTALRRAAGAAVCDGSRTVVQAGRDLSLSWPIVQRCFEDYAATVLPETPPATEAVGIDETRRGKPVWAQNPATQKWELVADAWHIGFVDVIGGQGLFGQVEGRNATSVADWLSSQPASWRAQVRYVAIDLCSTFRAAVHRALPHATVVVDCFHIVQLAQRHLADLRRRLTWRQHGRRARKGDGIYTVRKLLRRNKEDLTEDQRLLLKTELEYMGTYGRQIHAAWQAKELLRDLLGLAVSRTHHAPDRSAISAARHRFFTHVADHAHLHELLTLAETIEQWWDGIETYLTTGITNAASEGNNRLIKLEARNAFGFRNRANQRLRSRCATTRRSRRQAHPH